From Gloeocapsopsis sp. IPPAS B-1203, one genomic window encodes:
- a CDS encoding Stp1/IreP family PP2C-type Ser/Thr phosphatase: MKLRFTGLSNPGLVRFSNQDAYYIDPEGRFFIVADGMGGHTGGEEASRIATQVIRDYLLQHWQSDLETKVLLENAFKQANLAIVREQKLQPQCSDMGTTAVTIVFREQQPAIAHVGDSRLYLFREAALQQVTTDHTWINMALHQGDISKQEARNHPWRHILSRCLGREELDLIDIQTINVQLGDRLLLCSDGLTEELSDEHIAFQLQSHPAIEKAPAALLEAALASGGKDNITVVLIALE, translated from the coding sequence ATGAAACTGCGCTTCACGGGTCTTAGCAATCCAGGGTTGGTACGCTTCTCGAATCAGGATGCTTATTACATTGATCCGGAAGGGCGATTTTTTATTGTCGCTGATGGTATGGGCGGTCATACAGGTGGTGAAGAAGCGAGTCGAATTGCTACTCAAGTCATTCGAGATTATCTCTTACAGCATTGGCAGAGCGATCTGGAAACTAAAGTTTTATTAGAAAATGCTTTCAAGCAAGCTAATCTAGCAATTGTCCGCGAACAAAAGCTGCAACCACAATGTAGTGATATGGGAACAACCGCAGTCACTATAGTTTTTCGAGAACAACAGCCTGCGATCGCACATGTTGGTGACTCACGTTTATACCTGTTTCGAGAAGCAGCATTACAACAAGTAACCACAGATCACACCTGGATCAACATGGCTTTACACCAAGGTGATATTTCTAAACAAGAAGCCCGCAATCATCCTTGGAGACATATTCTTTCACGCTGCTTGGGTCGAGAAGAGCTAGATCTAATTGATATTCAAACAATTAACGTCCAACTAGGCGATCGCTTGCTACTCTGCTCTGACGGACTCACAGAAGAACTCTCTGACGAACACATTGCTTTTCAACTTCAATCTCATCCTGCTATAGAGAAAGCACCTGCAGCCCTGCTAGAAGCTGCTTTAGCAAGCGGTGGGAAAGACAATATCACTGTAGTACTTATAGCCCTAGAGTAG